The Microlunatus antarcticus genome window below encodes:
- a CDS encoding efflux RND transporter periplasmic adaptor subunit produces MRRARPTNARPRRRRLWLVVAAAAVVLVGGGGALAWSLTRASTTPAATERTVTLAQETVKETVGATGTVEPARRADLSFGAAGTVTSVKVAVGDQVAKGDVLATLDDDDLQADLDAAQADLESAQDDLTTAEDDDDTTAAELSAAKAKVAVDESTVSTAETARDAARLRATFAGTVAEVGVAKGDTVGSGSASSGSGSSGSSGTGTTGTTTAAVTVISTDRYTVAAGVGSADLAKVKKGLQAQITTSGSTSTVFGTVSSVAVMASTSGSTSAGTGTAAGSATFPVVITVTGTRKDLYAGATATVSIIVSQRDDVLTVPTAAVSSANGQTVVTRLVGTQKVATPVTLGTSYGATTEVTQGLAAGDQVVVTVPGRAAGGNASGRSSAGSGGFGGTGNGTGGFGGGVPGGQPGAGTGNGTGGGTR; encoded by the coding sequence GTGCGCCGAGCCCGCCCCACGAACGCCCGCCCCCGACGCCGTCGGCTCTGGCTGGTCGTCGCGGCGGCCGCGGTCGTCCTGGTGGGCGGCGGCGGCGCCCTGGCCTGGAGCCTGACCCGGGCGAGCACGACGCCGGCCGCCACCGAGCGGACCGTGACGCTCGCCCAGGAGACGGTCAAGGAGACGGTCGGGGCGACCGGGACCGTGGAACCCGCCCGCCGCGCGGACCTCTCCTTCGGCGCCGCCGGCACCGTGACGTCGGTGAAGGTGGCCGTCGGCGACCAGGTCGCCAAGGGCGACGTGCTGGCCACGCTGGACGACGACGACCTCCAGGCCGACCTCGACGCGGCGCAGGCCGACCTGGAGTCCGCGCAGGACGACCTCACCACCGCCGAGGACGACGACGACACGACAGCGGCGGAGCTGAGCGCGGCGAAGGCGAAGGTGGCGGTCGACGAGAGCACCGTCTCCACCGCCGAGACCGCCCGGGACGCAGCCAGGCTTCGCGCCACGTTCGCGGGGACGGTGGCCGAGGTCGGGGTGGCCAAGGGCGACACGGTCGGCTCCGGCTCGGCGTCCTCCGGCTCGGGCTCCTCCGGCTCCTCCGGCACGGGCACCACCGGCACGACCACCGCCGCGGTGACGGTCATCTCGACCGACCGCTACACCGTCGCCGCCGGTGTCGGCAGCGCCGACCTGGCCAAGGTCAAGAAGGGCCTGCAGGCCCAGATCACCACGAGCGGCTCGACCTCGACCGTCTTCGGCACCGTGTCGTCGGTGGCCGTCATGGCCTCGACCTCCGGCTCGACGAGCGCCGGGACCGGAACGGCCGCCGGCAGCGCGACGTTCCCGGTCGTGATCACCGTGACCGGGACCCGCAAGGACCTGTACGCGGGCGCCACGGCCACGGTGTCGATCATCGTCAGCCAGCGTGACGACGTGCTGACCGTGCCCACCGCGGCGGTCTCCAGCGCCAACGGCCAGACCGTGGTCACCCGGCTCGTCGGCACGCAGAAGGTCGCCACCCCGGTCACGCTCGGCACGAGCTACGGCGCCACGACCGAGGTGACGCAGGGCCTCGCCGCGGGCGACCAGGTCGTCGTGACGGTCCCCGGCCGGGCCGCGGGCGGGAACGCGTCCGGCCGCAGCAGCGCCGGCTCGGGTGGCTTCGGCGGCACGGGGAACGGGACCGGCGGCTTCGGCGGCGGCGTCCCGGGTGGTCAGCCGGGCGCGGGCACGGGGAACGGCACCGGCGGGGGGACCCGGTGA
- a CDS encoding citrate synthase encodes MTDVSTTDAALDLTPQQPALDDQTSDDTGPAGNGGRDTLTVTDNRTGQTYELEITDGTIRAADLKQINADGEGLATYDPGFVNTASCRSAVTFIDGDAGILEYRGYPIEQLAEHSTFLEVAYLLLNGDLPTEAELEEWVHQITIHTFLHENVKQLMQGYRYDAHPMGMLMSSVSALSTFYPDAVKIADVDNRQLQITRLIAKMPTLGAFAFRHAQGKPYVYPDNRLSYVENFLAMLFKMSEPTYAADPRLVKALDILLILHADHEQNCSTNAVRSVGSSQVDPYSAVAAGIGALYGPLHGGANEAVLKMLRRIGSVDQIPAFIEGVKAGKEKLMGFGHRVYKNFDPRATIIKKACDDVFAVTGVNPLLEIAQELERIALEDEYFVKRKLYPNVDFYSGLIYEALQFPPEMFTVLFAIGRTPGWLAQWSELVQDKEQKIARPKQIYTGHRTREFVPMAER; translated from the coding sequence ATGACCGACGTGTCCACGACCGACGCCGCCCTGGACCTCACGCCCCAGCAGCCTGCCCTCGACGACCAGACCTCCGACGACACCGGGCCCGCCGGGAACGGTGGCCGCGACACCCTGACCGTGACGGACAACCGGACGGGCCAGACGTACGAGCTGGAGATCACCGACGGCACCATCCGCGCCGCGGACCTCAAGCAGATCAACGCCGACGGGGAGGGCCTCGCGACCTACGACCCCGGCTTCGTCAACACGGCCTCCTGCCGCAGCGCCGTCACCTTCATCGACGGCGACGCGGGGATCCTGGAGTACCGCGGCTACCCGATCGAGCAGCTGGCCGAGCACTCGACGTTCCTCGAGGTCGCGTACCTCCTGCTGAACGGCGACCTGCCCACCGAGGCCGAGCTCGAGGAGTGGGTGCACCAGATCACGATCCACACGTTCCTCCACGAGAACGTGAAGCAGCTCATGCAGGGCTACCGCTACGACGCGCACCCGATGGGCATGCTCATGTCGTCGGTGAGCGCGCTGTCGACCTTCTACCCCGACGCGGTCAAGATCGCCGACGTCGACAACCGCCAGCTGCAGATCACCCGGCTCATCGCCAAGATGCCGACGCTCGGCGCCTTCGCCTTCCGCCACGCGCAGGGCAAGCCGTACGTCTACCCCGACAACCGGCTGTCCTACGTCGAGAACTTCCTCGCCATGCTCTTCAAGATGAGCGAGCCGACCTACGCGGCCGACCCCCGCCTGGTCAAGGCGCTCGACATCCTGCTGATCCTGCACGCCGACCACGAGCAGAACTGCTCGACCAACGCGGTCCGCTCCGTCGGCTCGTCGCAGGTCGACCCGTACTCCGCGGTGGCCGCCGGCATCGGCGCCCTCTACGGCCCGCTGCACGGCGGGGCGAACGAGGCCGTCCTCAAGATGCTGCGCCGGATCGGGTCCGTCGACCAGATCCCCGCCTTCATCGAGGGCGTCAAGGCCGGCAAGGAGAAGCTGATGGGCTTCGGGCACCGGGTCTACAAGAACTTCGACCCGCGCGCGACCATCATCAAGAAGGCCTGCGACGACGTCTTCGCGGTCACCGGGGTCAACCCGCTGCTCGAGATCGCGCAGGAGCTGGAGCGGATCGCGCTGGAGGACGAGTACTTCGTCAAGCGCAAGCTCTACCCCAACGTCGACTTCTACTCGGGCCTGATCTACGAGGCGCTGCAGTTCCCGCCGGAGATGTTCACGGTCCTCTTCGCGATCGGCCGCACGCCGGGCTGGCTCGCGCAGTGGTCGGAGCTGGTGCAGGACAAGGAGCAGAAGATCGCCCGGCCGAAGCAGATCTACACCGGCCACCGCACCCGCGAGTTCGTGCCGATGGCGGAGCGGTAG
- the rplM gene encoding 50S ribosomal protein L13 → MSPNDNKTFSPKPGDLTRDWHVIDASDVVLGRLAVQVATLLRGKHKATFAPHMDGGDFVVVVNASKISLGGSKGTDKMYHRHSGRPGGLKSVPAGELLARDPRKVVELAVWGMLPKNRLSRQLIKKLKVYSGPEHPHSAQQPQAYAITQVAQ, encoded by the coding sequence TTGTCCCCGAACGACAACAAGACGTTCAGCCCGAAGCCAGGTGACCTCACGAGGGACTGGCACGTCATCGACGCGTCTGACGTCGTCCTCGGTCGGCTCGCCGTCCAGGTCGCCACGCTGCTGCGCGGCAAGCACAAGGCGACCTTCGCGCCGCACATGGACGGCGGCGACTTCGTCGTCGTGGTCAACGCCTCGAAGATCTCTCTCGGGGGCAGCAAGGGAACCGACAAGATGTACCACCGCCACTCGGGTCGCCCGGGTGGTCTGAAGTCGGTCCCGGCGGGCGAGCTGCTCGCCCGTGACCCGCGCAAGGTCGTCGAGCTCGCGGTGTGGGGCATGCTCCCCAAGAACCGGCTCAGCCGCCAGCTCATCAAGAAGCTCAAGGTCTACTCCGGCCCCGAGCACCCGCACTCGGCCCAGCAGCCGCAGGCGTACGCGATCACCCAGGTCGCCCAGTAG
- the rpsI gene encoding 30S ribosomal protein S9 has protein sequence MTETATEIAPITEGDREIAYRSEANPGSTGTGNRPAVVAPAGATGRRKEAIARVRIVPGSGQWTINGRDLENYFPNKVHQQIVAEPFGTAAVTGSYDVIARIHGGGVTGQAGALRLGIARCLNFVDEEASRPALKKAGMLTRDARIKERKKAGLKKARKAPQYSKR, from the coding sequence GTGACCGAAACCGCCACCGAGATCGCCCCCATCACCGAGGGTGACCGCGAGATCGCCTACCGCTCCGAGGCCAACCCGGGCTCGACGGGCACCGGCAACCGCCCGGCCGTCGTCGCCCCGGCCGGTGCCACCGGCCGCCGCAAGGAGGCGATCGCCCGCGTGCGCATCGTCCCGGGCAGCGGTCAGTGGACCATCAACGGCCGCGACCTCGAGAACTACTTCCCGAACAAGGTGCACCAGCAGATCGTGGCCGAGCCCTTCGGCACCGCTGCGGTCACCGGCTCGTACGACGTCATCGCCCGCATCCACGGCGGCGGCGTCACCGGCCAGGCCGGCGCGCTGCGTCTCGGGATCGCCCGCTGCCTCAACTTCGTCGACGAGGAGGCCAGCCGTCCGGCCCTGAAGAAGGCCGGGATGCTGACCCGCGACGCGCGGATCAAGGAGCGCAAGAAGGCCGGTCTCAAGAAGGCCCGCAAGGCTCCTCAGTACAGCAAGCGCTGA
- the glmM gene encoding phosphoglucosamine mutase, translating into MGRLFGTDGVRGRANDELTAELSLDLAVAAAHVLGEAGEFSGHRPFAVVGRDPRASGEFLEAAVVAGLASAGVDVVRLGVVPTPGVAFLTGQQQADLGVMLSASHNPMPDNGIKFFARGGVKLDDTVEDAIEARLREPWARPTGGGVGRVRDDYSLVETYVAHLVNSVGTPVSLHGLKVVLDCANGAAYVAGPAAFEAQGAEVVRIHATPDGLNINENCGSTHMDSLRSAVLEHGADLGIALDGDADRCLAVDADGRIVDGDQILAVLALAMHEDGRLKNDTVVATVMSNLGFLHSMRRSGIAVEQTAVGDRYVLEAMKVGSHTLGGEQSGHVIMSEHATTGDGVLTALHLASRMATTGRSLADLAAVMNRLPQVLVNVSGVDKARAGTDPGLLAAVAEAEAELGDQGRVLLRSSGTEALVRVMVEAESYDVADTVAQRLSDVVRVQLGL; encoded by the coding sequence GTGGGTCGTCTCTTCGGCACCGACGGGGTGCGTGGTCGTGCGAACGACGAGCTGACCGCCGAGCTCTCGCTGGACCTCGCCGTCGCCGCCGCCCACGTGCTGGGCGAGGCCGGCGAGTTCAGCGGGCACCGGCCGTTCGCGGTCGTGGGCCGCGACCCGCGTGCCTCCGGGGAGTTCCTGGAGGCCGCGGTCGTGGCCGGGCTGGCCAGCGCCGGGGTCGACGTCGTCCGCTTGGGCGTCGTGCCGACCCCGGGGGTCGCGTTCCTGACCGGTCAGCAGCAGGCCGACCTCGGCGTCATGCTGTCGGCCAGCCACAACCCGATGCCCGACAACGGCATCAAGTTCTTCGCCCGCGGCGGCGTCAAGCTCGACGACACCGTCGAGGACGCCATCGAGGCCCGGCTCCGTGAGCCCTGGGCCCGCCCCACGGGTGGCGGCGTCGGCCGCGTCCGCGACGACTACTCCCTCGTGGAGACCTACGTCGCGCACCTGGTCAACAGCGTCGGCACGCCGGTCAGCCTGCACGGCCTCAAGGTCGTCCTCGACTGCGCGAACGGCGCCGCGTACGTCGCCGGCCCCGCCGCCTTCGAGGCCCAGGGGGCCGAGGTCGTCCGGATCCACGCGACGCCCGACGGCCTCAACATCAACGAGAACTGCGGGTCCACCCACATGGACTCGTTGCGGTCCGCGGTGCTGGAGCACGGGGCCGACCTCGGCATCGCGCTCGACGGCGACGCGGACCGTTGCCTCGCGGTGGACGCGGACGGCCGGATCGTCGACGGCGACCAGATCCTGGCCGTGCTGGCCCTCGCGATGCACGAGGACGGCCGGCTCAAGAACGACACCGTCGTGGCCACGGTGATGAGCAACCTCGGCTTCCTGCACTCCATGCGCCGCTCCGGCATCGCCGTCGAGCAGACCGCCGTCGGCGACCGCTACGTCCTCGAGGCGATGAAGGTCGGGAGCCACACCCTGGGCGGCGAGCAGTCCGGGCACGTGATCATGTCCGAGCACGCCACCACCGGGGACGGCGTGCTGACCGCCCTGCACCTGGCGAGCCGGATGGCGACCACCGGCCGCAGCCTGGCCGACCTCGCGGCCGTGATGAACCGCCTGCCGCAGGTCCTGGTGAACGTCTCCGGCGTCGACAAGGCCCGCGCGGGCACCGACCCCGGGCTGCTGGCGGCCGTCGCCGAGGCCGAGGCCGAGCTCGGGGACCAGGGCCGGGTGCTGCTGCGCTCGTCCGGCACCGAGGCGCTCGTCCGCGTGATGGTGGAGGCCGAGTCGTACGACGTGGCCGACACCGTCGCGCAGCGTCTGTCCGACGTCGTCCGGGTGCAGCTCGGCCTGTGA
- a CDS encoding sensor histidine kinase has protein sequence MTAEGAPASVRSARTARPVPAALAAAGRRCLRLTLGPSLQRRVGRFTLLIVALAVLVTGLGGYLASRAAAFNAADDALLRASDMALADLGPAPGPADLERFVSTAPGLSTIVTAVVRADGSVLRGTTPDVVPVQAGDVAVAGGLRDAYTHSATTDAGALYRVRVVPLGAEPGTALLVGRPMAGTQQILMALAMGLLVCGVVAVAVAGVVGRRVARAGVAPVRELTAEVEQRAAEDDLTPVTIARNDELGRLGVAFNHLLDTVKVSRTRQARFVADAGHELRTPLTSLRTNIELLAADTDRAMLDPADRLTIMRDVRAQLVEFSALVSDLIGLTREDRAPTDFHEVDLAAVLDEAVDRVSMRAPGLGWAVHLDPVRLHGDADLLARAFTNVLDNAVKYSPPGGTVSVSLKGHEVRIGDEGGGVSEEERPFVFDRFFRSEASRATPGTGLGLSITESVVRQHGGTVAVTDAPGGGAQFVLTFPLALHRSGGAGGATDR, from the coding sequence GTGACCGCGGAGGGGGCGCCTGCGTCCGTCCGGTCGGCCCGGACGGCTCGTCCGGTCCCGGCTGCCCTGGCCGCCGCGGGTCGCCGATGCCTCCGCCTCACCCTCGGTCCGTCGCTGCAGCGTCGCGTCGGGCGGTTCACGCTGCTGATCGTCGCGCTCGCCGTCCTGGTCACCGGTCTCGGTGGCTACCTCGCGTCCCGCGCCGCCGCGTTCAACGCCGCGGACGACGCCCTCCTGCGGGCCTCCGACATGGCGCTCGCCGACCTCGGTCCGGCTCCTGGGCCGGCGGACCTCGAGCGGTTCGTGAGCACCGCACCCGGCCTGAGCACCATCGTGACCGCGGTCGTCCGCGCCGACGGGTCGGTGCTGCGGGGGACGACGCCCGACGTCGTGCCGGTGCAGGCCGGGGACGTGGCCGTCGCCGGGGGCCTCCGGGACGCGTACACGCACTCGGCGACGACGGACGCCGGCGCGCTCTACCGCGTCCGGGTCGTCCCGCTCGGCGCGGAGCCGGGCACGGCGCTGCTCGTGGGGCGCCCGATGGCCGGGACGCAGCAGATCCTGATGGCCCTGGCCATGGGCCTGCTCGTGTGCGGGGTCGTGGCGGTGGCGGTGGCGGGGGTCGTCGGACGCCGCGTGGCGCGGGCCGGGGTCGCCCCGGTGCGGGAGCTGACCGCCGAGGTCGAGCAACGTGCGGCCGAGGACGACCTGACGCCGGTGACGATCGCGCGGAACGACGAGCTGGGCCGCCTCGGCGTGGCCTTCAACCACCTGCTCGACACGGTCAAGGTCTCCCGGACGCGGCAGGCCCGCTTCGTCGCCGACGCGGGGCACGAGCTGCGGACGCCCCTGACCAGCCTGCGCACCAACATCGAGCTGCTGGCCGCCGACACCGACCGCGCGATGCTCGACCCCGCCGACCGGCTCACGATCATGCGGGACGTCCGCGCGCAGCTCGTCGAGTTCTCCGCGCTCGTCTCCGACCTGATCGGCCTGACCCGCGAGGACCGCGCGCCCACGGACTTTCACGAGGTCGACCTGGCGGCGGTGCTCGACGAGGCGGTCGACCGGGTCAGCATGCGTGCCCCCGGCCTGGGCTGGGCGGTGCACCTGGACCCGGTCCGCCTGCACGGGGACGCCGATCTGCTGGCCCGTGCCTTCACCAACGTCCTGGACAACGCGGTCAAGTACTCCCCGCCGGGCGGCACCGTCTCGGTGTCGCTCAAGGGGCACGAGGTGCGGATCGGCGACGAGGGCGGCGGGGTCTCGGAGGAGGAGCGGCCCTTCGTGTTCGACCGGTTCTTCCGCTCGGAGGCCTCGCGCGCGACGCCGGGCACGGGTCTCGGCCTGTCGATCACCGAGTCGGTGGTGCGCCAGCACGGCGGGACCGTCGCCGTGACGGACGCCCCGGGCGGCGGGGCCCAGTTCGTGCTGACCTTCCCGCTGGCCCTCCACCGCTCCGGCGGGGCGGGTGGCGCTACGGACCGGTGA